The following nucleotide sequence is from Cicer arietinum cultivar CDC Frontier isolate Library 1 chromosome 2, Cicar.CDCFrontier_v2.0, whole genome shotgun sequence.
GTGAACCGACTATATAGGTCTGGTTTATGATTTAATCAGTTGGTCCAGTTTCAAAACAGTTGTTATTCATTCTTTAAACAGCAATAATACTAAATAAGATGAACAGAAATATATATGTCCTGAACACAAGATctatatcattttataaatgaaatagCTTAAAGATACCAacagattatgattatgatttcAAGATCCCCCTTTGTTTCCCTCTACCCCATATTTCAAGTGATCCTCAATAGCATCTCCAATACAAAAGAAGCAATCCAAAAAACAAAAGTTACTAATGAAGTAATAGGCAAAACAAAAGATAGAGAAGACGAGACTATCTTTACCTGGTGCACCAAACAGCTGATTGAAGAATGTCTACGCAAAATATTGTGAACCAGAGCCGTAATAACTAATGCACCTGAAGGTGGAACTGAAAGCAACAACCTACTCAATTTCTTTGCAAAGGGGGCAGCCAGGTAAGCTGGAACGCGGTCGGAGTTCAGGCAAGAATCAAGAAgctgcaaataataaatagcatttTGTCAGAAAACAGCACACCCAAAGGATTTACATAAGTGAATATCGTTCGTCATCAGTCAATCATATTCAATACTTTGGTTTTCCCATTAGAGATGTCAGGAAAAATTATTTTCCTCTTTCAAGTTAATATATGTGACTTTGCATATTTGTGATGCTAGCCTAATGCACTATTCTTTTGGGAtttccttgtccaattagcatAAAGGGGTAAAACATGCAGCACAATATTagttttagtattttaattttgaaattgggGTTTTCAAATTGGAATTATTTGCTCAATATGGATTCTAATCTGTATTACATTATCTTAGTCCCATATAGAATAAGATTatcttattatgatatttggtTATTTTGGGACTATTTAACATAATTATACAATATTGATATTTACTTCCTTTTTCATGAGCCATCAGAAAGACTAGATAAAGTACTCTAGGTTTATTGTTCCGCAAAAAAGAGATTAGAGGTTGTAACGTTGTGTCCTTTAAGATTTTTGTCATCTTTTGAGaacttcttttcttttttaccCCCTCTCcaacaaaaaaaagaatgatactTTCACTTATCTGATAAAGTTATTCGGCAGCATCaactttcaaaatttcactCTAATCAAAATACACTTATTGCAGAGTGAACATGAAAATACAGCAGCATAATTTACGCCAGATTTATCCTTGATGGGGTATAATTGGACCTGATCCTCaatgcaaaaaaataaattatgttgtATGTTTTGTTATCCCAGTTTTAAGCTCAGATGGTATACTAAATGCTCCTTTTAAGTAATTGGATGCATTATTTCTATGTACAGAAGTGTATGTGATAGAATACGTTATTTATGTAAGTAACTTCAACCACATTTATGGGATAGAAGTTGGTTTTTAACACCTTTAGTTTAAGGATTGCCATGTTGAGCCGAAGGAGTTCTAGAAGTTTAAATTTTACTGTAGTCATATTCTTGTTGAAACTTACATCCTCTATAAATTTGCACTCCAACATACTTAAATCATTATTAACCAAATTTGCATATTTAagttacattaaaaatataattatttaataagtCAGTACCATATCTTCGTACAACTGAACTCAAAGCATCATTTTTGCTTGATATTCCTCTTTGATTACATTTACATGTATGTACCCAaagtaattttataagatttacCTGGAAAAACCTTGCACGATGTTTTGCCATGAAGATAGATGGAACTAATAGCTCATATAGTTTTTCATAGAAATTAGGGTACTCCACTTCATACTTGGTCATTAGGATAAAAAGGCTGCTAAGTGCCATCACACTGACTACACCACCAACATCATATGACCTTGTCAAGAAATCActgcacaaaaaaaaaagcaatgCATCAGATTCAACATCTAGTTACCATAACAAAACACCAATTTCTGTAGCACAGATGTTTACCATAACATTTTGGGATTAGACAGATGAGGAATGACTGCTTGGTGAAGGTTAACAAGAACCTAGTAAAAAAGAACCATGTAGCtcacaaaatcaaaaggaagaAAAACATGCATTAAAGTATAACAATGTAGTTCCGTTCACATAAAACAGGGTGTAAAGACAAGAATGTGAAATTAACAATCACCACTATAACAAATAGAACTCAACTTACATCATACATGCATAAAATGAATATAGTCAAAGGATAATATTGATTAGAAGCCtttgtaaaaataatcaaacaatACATAAAATGAATATAGTCAAAGCATAATATTGATTAAAAGCCTttggaaaaaaacaaaataataatattgattagATATAGGAGATTGACTACGAAGCAACATACCTGCTataaaattgatgaaaatatatAGGACATATCAAGAAGAACTACATATGGTTCTTATTGAATCAGAAGAAACGTATAATAGAGTATATAGAGAGATTTTGTTTAAGGCtttttagagatgaaaatagTTTGGGTAACTTACATTCTAGCAGGTAAAGATATGTGTGAGGAGATCATGACTGGTCACTGGTGTTAAAACACAAGGTGAATATAGAAGATTTTCTGGTAACTGTAGTTGTGCAACAAGGGTTAACTTTGAACCCTTATCTTCTAAATTCAGTTCTACATGTGCTAACTCACATATATAAAAATGGTACTACTGCATTCTTTTCGTAAATAACGTAGTAATAAATGAAAGGTTTAAGATATGATAACAAGCCTTAGAATTAAGAAACATATTTTTTGGCCAAGTATGAAATGCAAGTTTACCAAGAGAATGCAAATCATGCTTTAAAAGTGAAAATTGGACACATGATAGCTCAAGTCTTGTGGTTAGTACTTAGTACCTTAAACTGTCATACAAAATTGTAGGAAGAGGGAGGTGCCAACCATGAAATCAAAGTAGGGTAGATAAAATGGAAAAATGTTTCAAGTGtgatatataaagaaaatataccACTCAagcttacaaaaaataatttataactataatacaaacaatattgcaTTGAACTAAATTTTGAGTGGTAAATATCCATTGAGAAATCAACTTAGTGTTGTAGAAATGAGAATCTTAAGTTGGATTAGTGAGTCACACTACACAATATaggattaaaattacaattattaaagagaaaattgtGATAGTCCCTATTGTAGAAAATGTGGGTCTTCGATAATATTAGAGTTGACTAATAAAGGACAGTCAAATAGTTAGAGGTAGAACCAAGGAAAATGATACGCCAAAATTGTAAAGAAGGATTTAGGAATAATTGGTATATCTTTAAACTGGTGCTACAAATAGCATATTGCGAAAAATAGCGTGACACTAAAACTCTGCAAAGTGAAATAGTGGATAGAATTGCAGTAAAATAGTGGAGGCCACATAGAGATCAAAATgagtatattatatataaggCAAACGTCGTTTATGTTTAGCTCAATTTTCATTTAGGTCcgttaagtttattttttcctGATTCGGTTCTTTAAATTACATTCGGTTTGCACCATTAAcctttaagatatattaaattaaacaagTGGTCCTctaagtttaaaatttttcttgAATTACTCTAATGAAATGTTAAGATCTAATTGAAACATCACAACGAGTTGATTGTCCAAACTACTTTGCACGTGAAAGAAGTTAAAGACATTGATTATGTGTATAGACCTTTATTACATTGTTTTTTCAGGTTACACATGTGTTTAAATTGTTgtatagagaaaataaaaaaaaatatagacaatGTATAAGATTTGATAAATGTTTTCTAAATGGTTAGTATGAGGGACATATTGTTGCAGCATTTGGTAGAGTTTCTAATGATCAAAAGCTTTCAGTTCAACTAATTGTTGTCGAAATTGAGATAAAGAACTATCAGTGCAAACAGAATGTAACTTAAAGGGCTAAATTGggataaaataaacttaaaggaCTTAAGCAGAAATTGAGTTAAACTTAAAGGACTATAGGTGTATTTTtacctatatataaaaaaagcatgttgcatacaaataaataaaaagaatggagCTATTATATCATAGTGTATATATTGAAAGGTATATGTATTACACTGAATATTGGAGTAATACTCACAAAATCTTCggtttttctattatattaacAGGCCACATTTGGGATTCACACaaaaacttaagttttgttatttcaaaaaacctaaaattctattttttccaCGATGGCCGCTATTTCGGCTAGCAGAAATTGGAATAGCAGACACTATTGTCCTAATAGCGAAACTAGAACAGCATTGGGGTTTTCATAGCGGATTCATCAAAATCCTCTATGCTGTAGCGGCTCTATAGCTGCTATTTGATAACATTGCTTTAAACCAAATACATGATAGGGATTTACTGCATCGATTGATCCATGTAGGCAACTCTGCCAAGTGAAAAAAAATGCCTGATTAGTGTTTATTGGTCTAAATTCTTATGAGTCTATTATATCAACAATAAAGCCACAAATCCCTCCTGTTCATTCAACAATAAAATGTATAACCACAAATCCTCTGATACAAACAACAATCTCCCTTTTGTGAAGTTCTAAAATACTAAGAAAACTAATGCTATAGGCTAAAGATTGAATAGAGAAGCTATCAAGCCAAGGCGCATTCTAATGTTAAGTACAGAGGACCAATTAAATTTGACAATAGAAGCAGTTTAGTTTTTCTGTTGATTCCCTTTGACTCACAGTTACAAATTGAAATTATAACACACACCAAAAGCACATGCGTGAACACAAACATTCACTCTTTGTGCACTTGCAAATTATAATGGCAACCATATTGAAATTTCAAAAGCATACAGTTGCAAATTACCTCTTTGTACACATCCAGTGGAAGTGGCAATCTAAGATACGCAATCCAAGCTTCAGTAAATTTTAACTTCATCTTCTTGGCAATATTGACTGCAGAAAGTACCTATATGCATAACAATGAACATGTAATAGATAACAAAAGCGAAGATACAAATAATTACAGCAGTTCTGAAATAAAGAGATTATTCTATTATAATGATAAGGATAGATTCATTAAAAAAGAAGCTACAATTTATCCAAGAATAAATGATCCTCGTTAATGAAAAAATTTGGGAGCAACGTTGAACTGGCAATGAGTATGGAATAATACTTACATTTTTGTTATGCTTCTTGGACTTAACCTGCTTATCATCTGCATTCACATCTCCAGAAAGTGTCTTTTGATCGCTTTCTATGGAAAAATaaccaaattataaaatataaatgtataCTCCAATTTTTCCTTACTACGACAATAACAACCAAGTCTGCTCCCACAAAACCAAGTGGAATCCTCTATAGTGTATATGAATCAATCAAGCCATAAAGCCCTGTCATGTATTGGGTcctaaaaaattgtattttacgcAAATTCCTCAAGGAAAAATAAGAGAAGCAGCACTAAACAGTGCATTCCAAGTATAAAAATATAGGCCTCAAAAGGATCAAGTAAAGATCTTCATAcgaaacaaaattttataaaaaataaaatataaaagtggTAAGCATGCAGTCACCTGATACACTCCACATTTCGAAATCAGAAGTATCATCTGATCTTTCAAGAGCAGGAACATGTGATAGGGTGTAGTACATGTTATGGATGACACACTCAATACTGCAAAAGATACATTTTCAAAGTTATCAATCAAactaaataaattcattttcaagTAAATTTTACATCTcatagtttaaaatataaaaactaggACCAAGTTTGCCTAGCATAAAAAGTTGAGTTGTTTTCATGCCTTATACACTTAAGTTGCAAAAGTGCTTATATAGCATATTGTATGACATTGACATGGCATGTCATTTTTGCATATAAAACATGAGACACAAATCATTTCAAATCAAAGAACATAATCTTATAATACTACTGATAGTCGACCAGCTACGGTGATCTACATTTCTTAATAAAAGAAGGACATGGGAAAGAATAGAAGTAACCAGTGGCTATAGTTATTACTAACTTTGAGCTCAATTGACTTTCATTGGTGCCATCTGCACTTGCAGTTTTATCATCTAATAACAAAAAAGTGAATTATCCAACAAGAATACCCAAATATATGGAAATTGAAAAGGTTGGCTAAGAAAGAAAATCACCTGAAACCTCttttccttccaaatttttagtgaGCTTTTCTAGGCTTATGAACGTAAAATAACTGCagcaaataacaaaataataattcagTAAAAAAGATAAAGCCCATAGATGAGATGAGTCATGTACTCAacacacaaacacaaacacaacactaaaatagagaaatcaaatcagTGAATTTTATATATGCTATAAATAAATTGTGGCAGCCCTTTTattcattcaaaatttaaatttaaaatgtaaataactGCTGAGAgttcatattcatattcatattcatatacatatacataacaaacaaaaataatgaatagCTCGTATAGAAAAACCCCATGAAAGCATAATAATCATACCGGACATCAATATACTTGAAATACTTCGATATTAATAAATCCACCAAAAATGCAGCAGGACTAGTAGAGTGAATCTAACAAAGCCaataaaaaaaccaaacaaattagattagaaaaacattaattattcaaactatgtcacaaaaataattaataagtaGCATTAAAATCAGAATAAATAACTTACAATACCACGAATAATCCTATGATACAAAGAAAAGTGAAAGCTTCCTCCATTAGAAACCTTAACAAACTCCATCAAAGTATCCAATACAAGCTCCTTAAGAGTCTCATCAGATTCATCCGAAACAAGAACATCGATAAGAGACTTAAGAAACTCATCGAATTTGGAACGGAGCCAAGTGAAATATATGAACTCCGATTCGTCGCCGTCGTAATCGGAGGCAGTGGCGGAGGAAGAAGGTAGTTTAGGGAGAAGGGGGAGGAAGAAGGAGTGAAGAGAGAGAAGCGATTCGAGGACATGGTGAGGTGGAGAAGAAGGTGAAACGAAAGTGAGAAGAAGAGGGAGGTTGTTTATATGTGATGCTGATGAGAGTAATTCGGAGCCTAGGGTTTTGAGTTCTGCGACGCCGTATTGTTTGGTTttcgtcttcttcttcttcttcattggAGGCTCCATTGTTCAGTTCTTAGTTCTTACGGATCGATGCAGTATCGCAGAGGTTACGTCAGGGTTTAAGAATTTGGAGGTATGGTTTGGGTTgggtttttcttttttagtcGGAAAACTGGGCCTGTTTTGGGGCCAAATTCTATTATAAGCCCAGTTAACTGTTTCTGGTCCTGTTTCTGTNNNNNNNNNNNNNNNNNNNNNNNNNNNNNNNNNNNNNNNNNNNNNNNNNNNNNNNNNNNNNNNNNNNNNNNNNNNNNNNNNNNNNNNNNNNNNNNNNNNNNNNNNNNNNNNNNNNNNNNNNNNNAGTAAAGTGTCCGAGTTACAATTTACCCTATTCCTATATGTGGAGGTTGCTTTATGCGCCTCCGTGTTTATGGTACACACCTATCTGTCTCAAAAAATTGGTACTTTAATGTTTTCTTTACCCAATGATAATTGAATGATTGAAACTGTAggactttttaaaaaaaaatacctttaattatagaaaaagaaatttaaatatgattttgatgaagaactattttagttttaatcactataaaaatattgatttattgtacttgcaatttcaaaaaaaaaataaaaagtcccttatgaattttttaaaaatcagaaataaattaatttaaagaagcttaattaattaactttacACAAACTTAAATATCCATTCCTTCTACTCCATTCTTTAACCTTCAAACCATAAAGTGCTCAACCTCATCTTCTAAAAGATGGAGAGCATTAATATGATAGAATAACACCATCATCAGTGTTGTTTATATTCTTCTTTGTTTATCTATCTTCTTCAAGCtggtttttattattaaataacaattaaataaaaagtcaaCGACTTTTCAAACGCAATAAAGATTGAAGTTCAAACAGTTGAGAATAGGGGAAAAAGAATCAAGGCATGGTGCCCTGAAGTTAAAATGTAAAAAGCaaaagttttttctttctttctaaggATAAGACTCAAAAGGTAAGGctgatttttttattgtgattttgttctaatttattagagatttatatttttaaaagagaaataaataaaatgatgaaataGGAATGGGAAAAATTTGACAGCAAGTGATTTTCCTTGAAAAAAGAGACATACATTTACGGGTCCGAGAATAAGAtcattaaaacaattattttaatactaaaaaaattatattttattaaaatattataaaaatattttacttaataaaaaaatttagattttaatatttttaaaattaaaatatataaatattttctaaatttaatattatatcaataaaaaaaattagttatacaTAGATTAACCAACTTTCCTCTTTGATTAACTTGTAAGTTACCACACACCTCAATAAATATTTAGCTAAActacattcgtggtcctttaatttaatttcaagtaacgttttagtcctttatcttttttttttcccgacttggtcctttattttaattttaagtgacaatttaatattttatgttttaaaatttcaacaatgatatccttttttatacaaaaattcaaaaaaaaattcaatcaaaactcataaaattaattatattcttcaatataatacatatttcatcaaattcgtaacgcaaatcttcaaataaactcatattttcatactttatttgatatttttaggaataaaggactaaatcaggaagaaaaaaaagataaaagattaaaacgttacctgaaattaagttaaaggaccacgaacGTATTTTAgcctaaatattttattaataaaaattacatataatatacggagatgaatattttatataaaacttGACATCTTAGTAATAGAAATCACAATTAATAGATATTTGTAACAGAACATAACTAttattaaaacaataataatataaatataataattactcttgTGAGTGAAACTAATTGATAGTTTCAGTacacaataaaaaaatcaacctATGGTTAATACCGGTCGGTAGCACTAGTACTATATTtactaagtgtttaaaaaatttacataaaactaTAATATCAGAATAAGATATTTTCActaaaagaaaagataaaaataaaaaaggaatttataaatataaattatttgatataaataataaataattaa
It contains:
- the LOC101496276 gene encoding protein NUCLEOLAR COMPLEX ASSOCIATED 4-like, which produces MEPPMKKKKKTKTKQYGVAELKTLGSELLSSASHINNLPLLLTFVSPSSPPHHVLESLLSLHSFFLPLLPKLPSSSATASDYDGDESEFIYFTWLRSKFDEFLKSLIDVLVSDESDETLKELVLDTLMEFVKVSNGGSFHFSLYHRIIRGIIHSTSPAAFLVDLLISKYFKYIDVRYFTFISLEKLTKNLEGKEVSDDKTASADGTNESQLSSNIECVIHNMYYTLSHVPALERSDDTSDFEMWSVSESDQKTLSGDVNADDKQVKSKKHNKNVLSAVNIAKKMKLKFTEAWIAYLRLPLPLDVYKEVLVNLHQAVIPHLSNPKMLCDFLTRSYDVGGVVSVMALSSLFILMTKYEVEYPNFYEKLYELLVPSIFMAKHRARFFQLLDSCLNSDRVPAYLAAPFAKKLSRLLLSVPPSGALVITALVHNILRRHSSISCLVHQEDVVEGVDRTDEVTAANLDNANTGMPCQKPSIDHFNIEETDPMKSGAMRSSLWEIDSAIHHYCPPVQRFALTLLETDLTVRAKTCEVNVEDFSAGSYATIFGAQISRRVKGVPLAFYKTTPSSLFSENNFAGWTFKCEETPETINDNNENAAKDLLDQEHGSAKRQRIECP